Part of the Longimicrobium sp. genome is shown below.
CAGCGCGGGCGGGTTCGGCATCACCCCCGAGATCGTGAAGGAGATCTTCGAGCTGGGCGTGGCCGTGATCACCACCGGCAACCATGTCTGGGACAAGAAGGAGATCCTTCCCATGCTGGACAGCGAGCCGCGCCTGCTGCGCCCGGCCAACTATCCCTCGGGCCCGCCGCCGTCCGGCAACCCCGGCCACGGCTCGGTGGTGGTGCAGGTGGGCGACGCGCGGCTGGCGGTGCTCAACCTGCAGGGGCGCACCTTCATGGCCCCCATCGACGACCCCTTTCGCGAGGCCGACGCGCTGCTGAAGGAGCTGAAGTCGCTGGAGCCGCCGCCCGACGCGATCGTGGTGGACTTCCACGCCGAGGCCACCAGCGAGAAGCAGGCGTTCGCGCGCTACCTGGACGGGCGGGTGGCCGCGGTCGTCGGCACGCACACGCACGTGCAGACGGCCGACGAGCGGCGCCTGCCCAAGGGGACGGCGTACATCACCGACCTGGGGATGACGGGCGGCCTGGGCGGGATCATCGGGATGAAGTGGGAGATCTCGCTGGAGCGCCAGCTCACGCAGACGCGCGGCGAGCGGATGCAGCCGGCGGACGAGGATCTCCATCTCCAGGGCGTGGTGGTGGACATCGACGTGAAGACGGGGCTTTCGAGGTCGATCGAGCGCGTTTCGGTGGGGATGGAGCGCGTGCTCACGGAAAAGTTCGGGAAGAAGCTCTGACCGTGGCTGCGAAGATCATCGACGGGGCGGCGTGCGGCCGCGAGATCCGGGCCGAGGTGGCGGCCGAGACGGCGCGGCTGGCGGCGGAGGGAACGACGCCCGGCCTGGCCGTGATCCTGGTGGGCGCCGACCCCGCCAGCGAGGTGTACGTGCGCTCCAAGACGCGCGCCTGCCACGAGGCGGGGATGCACGACCGGCTCATCCAGCTCCCCGGGTCGGTCACGCAGGACGAGCTCTTCGGCGCCATCGACGGGCTGAACGCGGACCCCGAGATCCACGGCATCCTGGTCCAGCTCCCGCTCCCCCCGCACATCCACCCCAAGGCGGTGCTGGAGCGCGTCCACCCGTCCAAGGACGTGGACGGCTTCCACCCGCTGAACGTGGGCCGCGCCTTCGTGGGCGATCCGCGCGGCTTCGTGCCCGCCACGCCGGCGGGGATCATGGAGCTGCTCCGCCACGAGCGGATCGAGACGCACGGCCGGCACGTGGTGATCGTGGGGCGCAGCCTGATCGTCTCCAAGCCGCTGGCGTCGCTGCTGATGGCGCCGGGCCCGAACGCCACGGTCACGCTCACGCACCGCCACACCGTCGACCTCGCCCAGCACACGCGCATGGCCGACATCCTGGTGGTCGCCGTCGGCAAGCCGGGCCTCATCACCGCCGACATGGTAAAGCCCGGCGCCGCGGTCTTCGACGTGGGCACCACGCGCGTCCCCGACGAGAAGCACGCCAAGGGCTACGTCATCAAGGGCGACGTGGACTTCGACGCGGTCGCGGAGAAGGCGGGGTGGATCACCCCCGTCCCCGGCGGCGTGGGCCCCATGACCATCGCCATGCTCCTCCGCAACACCGTGGAGGCGGCGATGCGGGTGCACCACGCGAGGACGAAGGGCGAGCGGAGGCGGATGGGGGTTTGAGGTGTACGGAGGGGAAGTGCTGAGTGCTGAGTGCTGAGTGCTGAGTGCTGAGTGCTGAGTGCTGAGTACTGAGTGCTGAGTGCTGAGTGCTGAGTGCTGGCGGCGACCCCGAATGGAATTCGGGGGCAACAACGGCACAAAGTCCCTCCGGGACTGCAGACCGGGCATTCGGGTGATGCACTGAAGCCGGTGCGGCACTGAGTTCTCTCCCTCCCCCGCAGAGCGGGCGGAGGGGCAGGATGCCGGCTTCCAGCTCCGCCGCTTTTCCTCGAGCTGAGTACACTCGGCACTTGGGACTTGGCACTCAGGACTTCTTCTAATCCTATGTGGGACCTTTTCACCTCGGCCGATTTCGACCGGCGCGAGCAGGAGCAGAAGGACGACGAGGCGCCCGCCGGCAAGGTGAAGCGCCCCGCCGCGAAGCGCGCCCGGAAGGCGGCCGAGCCGCCGGCGCCCATCGCGGCGGCGGCCGCGCTGTTCAGCGAGACGCGCAACGAGGACGTGGCGCGCGCCGTCGCCGCGCGCGAGGTGGAATCGGGCGGGCGGTCGATGATGCGCGTTCCCGCCGAGGGGATGCGCGTGGGCGAGGTGAACGCCGCCGCGCGCGAGCTGATCGAGGGCGTGTTCCCCCCGCTCTGGGTGCACGGCGAGATCGCGAACTTCACCAAGGCGCGGTCGGGGCACTGCTACTTCTCCCTCCGCGACGCCGACGCGCAGATCCGCTGCGTGATGTGGCGCGACGAGGCGCGGCGGCTGCCGACGACGCCGGCGGAGGGGATGCAGGTGCGCGCGCTGGGCCGGCTCACGCTGTACGAGCAGCGCGGCGAGTTCCAGCTGGTCTGCTTCGAGCTCGAGGCCAAGGGCGAGGGGCTGTACAAGCTGGCGATGGACCGCCTGCGCGCCACGCTCGACGCCGAGGGGCTGACCTCGCCCGCGCGCAAGCGCCCCATCCCCGCGCATCCGGCGTGCGTGGGCGTGGTCACTTCGTCCGCGGGCGCTGCGCTGCGCGACATCGTCACCGTCATTCGCCGCCGCGCGCCGTGGACGCGCATCGTGCTGGCCGCCGCACGCGTGCAGGGCGAGGGCGCCGCGGAGGAGATCGCCCGCGCCGTGCGGCTGATGGCGCGCGCCGGGTGCGCCGACGTGCTGATCGTGGGCCGCGGCGGCGGGTCGATCGAGGACCTGTGGGCGTTCAACGAGGAAGTGGTCGCCCGCGCCATCGCCGACTCGCCCGTCCCCGTGATCTCGGCCGTGGGGCACGAGACCGATTTCACCATCGCCGACCTCGTGGCCGACCTGCGCGCGCCCACCCCGTCGGCCGCGGCCGAGGCGGCGGTGCCCGACGGATCGCACGTCCGCCGCGAGCTGGACGACCTGCGCGGCCGGATGGCGAGCTGCACCCGCGACCGCATCGCCGACGGCCGCGAGGCCGTCTTCAACGCGCGGCTGGACCTGCAGGCCGCCGCCGAGCGCGGCCTCCGCGCGCGGCGCGACACGCTTTCGATGACCGCGGCGCGGCTGCAGGCGCTCTCGCCGCTGAACGTGCTGGCGCGCGGCTACGCCGTCCCGCTGGGCGGCGGCGGGCGCGTGCTGCGCGGCGTGGCCGACTTCGCGGCGGGCGCGCGCTTCGACCTGCGCGTGGCCGACGGCGTGGTGCCGTGCCGGGTAGACCAGGAGAATTGACGGAGATGACGGAGACCGCGCACGCCGAGCCGGAGTGGACCTTCGAGGCCGCGCTCGGCCGCCTGAACGAGATCGCCGAGGCGCTGGAGGGCGACGGGATGGAGCTGGACGATTCGCTCGCGCTCTTCGAGGAGGGCGTGCGCCTCCTCCGCTTCGCCGAGACCGTGCTGGCCGGCGCCGACCACCGCGTGCGCCAGCTGCTGGAAGAGGCCGGCGGCGTGCGCATGGACGACTTCCCCGACCCGCTGTGACCGCGTCGGCCGTGGCGGGGTTCCAGATCGAGGCGTTCCTGGCCCGCGAGCGCGACCGCGTGAACGCCGCGCTGGCGGAGGTGACGGAGGACGCCGTCGCCGGCGCGCCTCCCGCGC
Proteins encoded:
- the xseB gene encoding exodeoxyribonuclease VII small subunit; the encoded protein is MTETAHAEPEWTFEAALGRLNEIAEALEGDGMELDDSLALFEEGVRLLRFAETVLAGADHRVRQLLEEAGGVRMDDFPDPL
- a CDS encoding bifunctional 5,10-methylenetetrahydrofolate dehydrogenase/5,10-methenyltetrahydrofolate cyclohydrolase, with the protein product MAAKIIDGAACGREIRAEVAAETARLAAEGTTPGLAVILVGADPASEVYVRSKTRACHEAGMHDRLIQLPGSVTQDELFGAIDGLNADPEIHGILVQLPLPPHIHPKAVLERVHPSKDVDGFHPLNVGRAFVGDPRGFVPATPAGIMELLRHERIETHGRHVVIVGRSLIVSKPLASLLMAPGPNATVTLTHRHTVDLAQHTRMADILVVAVGKPGLITADMVKPGAAVFDVGTTRVPDEKHAKGYVIKGDVDFDAVAEKAGWITPVPGGVGPMTIAMLLRNTVEAAMRVHHARTKGERRRMGV
- a CDS encoding TIGR00282 family metallophosphoesterase yields the protein MRVLFIADVIGSPGRRVLGQLVRLVRADTRADAVIVNGENSAGGFGITPEIVKEIFELGVAVITTGNHVWDKKEILPMLDSEPRLLRPANYPSGPPPSGNPGHGSVVVQVGDARLAVLNLQGRTFMAPIDDPFREADALLKELKSLEPPPDAIVVDFHAEATSEKQAFARYLDGRVAAVVGTHTHVQTADERRLPKGTAYITDLGMTGGLGGIIGMKWEISLERQLTQTRGERMQPADEDLHLQGVVVDIDVKTGLSRSIERVSVGMERVLTEKFGKKL
- the xseA gene encoding exodeoxyribonuclease VII large subunit encodes the protein MMRVPAEGMRVGEVNAAARELIEGVFPPLWVHGEIANFTKARSGHCYFSLRDADAQIRCVMWRDEARRLPTTPAEGMQVRALGRLTLYEQRGEFQLVCFELEAKGEGLYKLAMDRLRATLDAEGLTSPARKRPIPAHPACVGVVTSSAGAALRDIVTVIRRRAPWTRIVLAAARVQGEGAAEEIARAVRLMARAGCADVLIVGRGGGSIEDLWAFNEEVVARAIADSPVPVISAVGHETDFTIADLVADLRAPTPSAAAEAAVPDGSHVRRELDDLRGRMASCTRDRIADGREAVFNARLDLQAAAERGLRARRDTLSMTAARLQALSPLNVLARGYAVPLGGGGRVLRGVADFAAGARFDLRVADGVVPCRVDQEN